Proteins encoded within one genomic window of Alteribacter populi:
- a CDS encoding L-2-amino-thiazoline-4-carboxylic acid hydrolase produces MTKQPSDQVENLEPTTMFEITAKLFKHVKASVKSSFSDKGDLAIKAGVQALIEDQKSNLITRAMKEKGSLPEIPSLTESTLFNEETLASPNSIESTFENYRDVQKRAGIEPFTMYAMMAKVFAHVSKAVSVKFGEEGKEAVMEGVRTFGEERGRDIKRRAAEVGEPNGKDNYLSNYDMGRSELFEFETHFHPTEIEQTFTKCAFADQWMKDGMEEHGILYCHMIDPAVAKGFNPNFEVIHDQYVLKEGVCHFRFQLKEEK; encoded by the coding sequence ATGACAAAGCAACCGAGTGATCAAGTCGAAAATCTTGAACCGACGACGATGTTTGAAATTACAGCAAAACTTTTTAAACATGTGAAAGCTTCTGTGAAGAGTTCGTTCTCTGACAAGGGGGATTTAGCTATAAAAGCAGGAGTTCAAGCATTGATTGAAGATCAAAAAAGTAATCTCATCACTAGAGCTATGAAAGAGAAGGGAAGTCTTCCTGAGATTCCGTCATTAACCGAGTCCACCTTGTTTAATGAGGAAACACTCGCTTCCCCGAATTCTATCGAAAGTACTTTTGAGAACTACAGGGATGTGCAAAAGCGAGCGGGTATTGAACCTTTTACTATGTACGCGATGATGGCAAAGGTATTTGCCCATGTTTCAAAGGCTGTTTCAGTTAAGTTTGGAGAAGAGGGCAAAGAAGCCGTGATGGAAGGGGTTCGTACTTTTGGAGAAGAGCGAGGTCGTGATATTAAACGAAGAGCCGCTGAAGTGGGCGAGCCGAACGGAAAAGACAACTATTTATCTAACTATGATATGGGGAGAAGTGAGTTGTTTGAATTTGAAACACACTTTCACCCAACAGAGATAGAGCAAACGTTTACGAAATGTGCCTTTGCTGACCAGTGGATGAAAGACGGCATGGAAGAACACGGGATTTTATATTGTCACATGATCGACCCTGCGGTTGCCAAAGGATTTAACCCTAATTTTGAAGTCATCCATGACCAATATGTTCTTAAAGAAGGCGTATGTCATTTCCGTTTCCAACTTAAAGAGGAAAAATAA
- a CDS encoding DMT family transporter: MLVIVMVIWGLNVVAVKYLVEHFPPVAMQGGRIFIAGVVAITVLYFLKDLRKLVPKEWGLILIAAVFGQLGHHALLAVGLVETTASNASLILGLIPITTAILAMIIFKDRLTFLRIIGILLGFSGVAIVVLQNGTGIGIISRGDVFVFVSMVSQAISFIVIKQLTVTVSSKQLTAVMLLVGSFLLLSMSFYLEPQARTGFSDAAGIVWSVFFLSAIFATGLGHILYNSAIQEIGPGQTAIFNNLVPFFALVGSFIFLGETILFTQIIGFILIVMGVLFGTGYVEVKWYEKRKRKALHKESA, from the coding sequence TTGCTAGTTATCGTTATGGTAATTTGGGGTCTCAATGTAGTAGCCGTGAAATACCTGGTCGAACATTTCCCCCCTGTTGCGATGCAAGGGGGGAGGATATTCATTGCAGGAGTTGTCGCCATCACCGTTCTATATTTTCTAAAAGATTTAAGAAAGCTGGTTCCTAAAGAATGGGGGTTGATTTTGATCGCCGCGGTGTTCGGGCAATTGGGGCACCATGCTTTACTTGCAGTGGGTTTGGTTGAAACGACAGCTTCGAATGCTTCGTTAATTTTAGGTCTTATACCGATTACAACAGCGATCCTTGCTATGATTATATTTAAAGATCGCCTCACTTTTCTAAGGATCATTGGTATTTTGCTAGGATTTTCAGGTGTTGCGATCGTCGTTTTACAAAACGGGACTGGTATAGGCATCATTTCAAGAGGTGACGTATTTGTTTTTGTTTCTATGGTTTCACAGGCGATCAGCTTTATCGTAATTAAGCAGCTTACTGTGACCGTGTCATCAAAACAGCTCACAGCCGTCATGCTTTTGGTCGGATCGTTCCTACTGCTCAGTATGAGTTTCTATTTAGAACCCCAAGCCAGAACGGGATTTTCAGATGCAGCTGGGATCGTTTGGTCTGTTTTTTTCTTGTCTGCAATTTTTGCTACGGGCTTAGGTCATATTCTTTACAACAGTGCAATTCAAGAAATTGGCCCGGGTCAAACAGCCATTTTTAATAACTTAGTTCCATTTTTCGCTCTCGTTGGCTCATTTATTTTTTTAGGAGAAACGATTCTTTTCACACAAATTATTGGGTTCATTTTGATTGTAATGGGTGTTCTATTTGGAACTGGTTATGTGGAAGTTAAATGGTATGAAAAGCGGAAACGGAAAGCGTTACACAAAGAATCAGCCTAG
- the thiC gene encoding phosphomethylpyrimidine synthase ThiC, with protein MHNPSLQEKNMSITSNFSGSKKVYLEGSKPDIQVPMREIALEPTTGSFGEENNPPLRVYDTSGPYTDPNYAVDFKKGLPLLRKQWIEERGDTEEYTGRQIKAEDNGFKDDNDPRLNQGVFPDLNRKPIKAKNGANVTQLHYAKKGIITPEMEFIAIRENMDPEFVRDELAKGRAIIPNNVNHPETEPMIIGRHFHVKINANIGNSAVSSSIDEEVEKMTWATRWGSDTIMDLSTGKNIHTTREWIIRNSSVPVGTVPIYQALEKVNGVAEDLTWEVYRDTLIEQAEQGVDYFTIHAGVLLRYVPLSAKRMTGIVSRGGSIMAQWCLYHHQENFLYTHFEDICEIMKAYDIAFSLGDGLRPGSIADANDEAQFAELETLGELTKVAWEHDVQVMVEGPGHVPMHLIKENMDKQLELCDEAPFYTLGPLTTDIAPGYDHITSAIGAAMIGWYGTAMLCYVTPKEHLGLPNRDDVREGVITYKIAAHAADLAKGHPGAQKRDDALSKARFEFRWRDQFNLSLDPDRATEFHDETLPAEGAKTAHFCSMCGPKFCSMRISQDIRNYAKENNLETKEAIEKGMNEKALEFQKAGSNLYL; from the coding sequence ATGCATAATCCGTCATTACAAGAGAAAAACATGTCCATTACGTCAAATTTTTCAGGTAGCAAGAAAGTTTATCTAGAAGGTTCCAAGCCCGATATTCAAGTTCCAATGCGTGAAATTGCACTGGAACCAACAACGGGTTCTTTTGGAGAAGAAAATAACCCTCCTCTTCGCGTTTATGATACGAGCGGTCCTTACACAGACCCTAATTATGCTGTTGATTTTAAAAAAGGCCTTCCCCTTCTTCGTAAACAATGGATTGAAGAACGCGGTGATACCGAAGAATATACCGGAAGACAGATCAAGGCAGAGGATAACGGATTTAAAGATGATAATGATCCTCGCCTGAATCAGGGTGTGTTTCCTGACTTAAATAGAAAACCGATTAAGGCCAAAAACGGTGCCAATGTTACACAGCTTCATTACGCTAAAAAAGGCATAATCACTCCTGAAATGGAGTTTATTGCGATTAGAGAAAATATGGATCCGGAATTTGTACGTGATGAATTAGCAAAAGGTCGAGCCATTATCCCTAACAATGTGAACCACCCAGAAACTGAACCGATGATTATTGGGCGTCATTTTCATGTCAAAATCAATGCAAATATTGGAAACTCAGCTGTCTCTTCTTCTATCGATGAAGAAGTAGAAAAAATGACGTGGGCAACGCGCTGGGGATCAGATACGATCATGGATTTGTCTACGGGTAAAAACATTCATACAACCCGTGAATGGATCATCCGAAATTCATCAGTACCCGTAGGGACCGTCCCTATTTATCAAGCACTTGAAAAAGTGAATGGTGTCGCAGAAGACCTTACTTGGGAGGTATATCGCGATACACTCATTGAGCAAGCGGAGCAAGGTGTCGATTACTTTACGATTCACGCGGGCGTTCTGTTACGATATGTACCGCTCTCCGCCAAAAGAATGACAGGAATCGTCTCCAGGGGAGGTTCAATCATGGCTCAATGGTGTTTGTATCACCATCAGGAAAACTTCTTATATACTCACTTCGAAGACATTTGTGAAATTATGAAAGCATATGATATTGCGTTTTCCCTTGGAGACGGATTGCGTCCAGGGTCGATTGCGGATGCAAATGATGAAGCCCAGTTCGCAGAATTAGAAACATTAGGTGAGCTTACTAAGGTAGCTTGGGAACATGACGTACAGGTAATGGTCGAAGGTCCTGGGCACGTCCCTATGCATCTTATTAAAGAGAATATGGATAAACAACTGGAACTTTGCGATGAAGCACCTTTTTATACATTAGGACCTCTTACGACTGATATTGCACCAGGATATGATCATATTACTTCTGCTATTGGGGCTGCAATGATCGGTTGGTATGGTACAGCAATGCTCTGTTATGTAACCCCTAAAGAACACCTAGGATTACCAAATCGCGATGATGTTCGTGAAGGTGTGATTACGTACAAAATTGCTGCGCATGCCGCTGACTTAGCAAAAGGACATCCTGGTGCTCAAAAACGAGATGACGCTCTTTCAAAAGCTCGTTTTGAATTCCGTTGGAGAGACCAATTTAATTTATCTTTGGATCCTGATCGCGCTACAGAGTTTCATGATGAAACATTACCGGCTGAAGGTGCGAAAACGGCTCACTTCTGCTCTATGTGCGGACCGAAGTTTTGCAGTATGAGAATCTCTCAAGACATTCGAAATTATGCAAAGGAAAATAATTTGGAAACAAAGGAAGCTATTGAAAAAGGTATGAATGAAAAAGCATTAGAGTTTCAAAAAGCTGGGAGTAACTTATATCTGTAA
- a CDS encoding MtnX-like HAD-IB family phosphatase: MKKWAFVSDFDGTISKQDFYWMIIEKYYPEGRKHFDEWKTEKMKDIDFLAHIFTSIGQEEEQIIEDIYDMAIDDYVPAFIEWVQENGGDFFILSAGTDYYIKHTLEKYGIDNVTVFSNEGYYKDKNVHMKVKETNWHYHERYGIDKSKVIQKLQEDYEKVYFIGDSEPDSHPAVYADVTFAKDGLKDILRSRNVPFVPVDTFKEVERYFTEKSNIN; the protein is encoded by the coding sequence ATGAAAAAGTGGGCATTTGTTTCTGATTTTGACGGAACCATTTCCAAACAAGACTTTTACTGGATGATCATCGAGAAATACTATCCAGAAGGAAGAAAGCACTTTGATGAGTGGAAAACGGAAAAAATGAAGGATATTGATTTTTTAGCTCATATATTTACTTCAATCGGTCAAGAAGAAGAACAAATTATTGAAGACATTTATGATATGGCGATCGATGATTATGTCCCAGCATTTATTGAATGGGTACAAGAAAACGGTGGCGACTTTTTTATCTTAAGTGCAGGCACAGACTATTACATAAAACATACGCTTGAAAAATATGGTATTGACAATGTCACAGTGTTTTCCAATGAAGGATATTACAAAGACAAGAATGTCCATATGAAGGTGAAAGAAACAAACTGGCACTACCATGAACGATATGGTATTGATAAATCAAAAGTCATACAAAAACTCCAAGAGGACTATGAAAAAGTTTATTTTATTGGGGACAGTGAGCCAGACTCTCATCCTGCCGTTTATGCAGATGTCACATTTGCAAAAGACGGACTGAAAGATATACTTCGGTCAAGGAATGTACCCTTTGTTCCAGTCGATACGTTTAAGGAAGTGGAAAGGTACTTTACTGAAAAAAGTAATATTAATTAA